TTAATGTCAGGAACTGCTAGAGCCGCTGAAGCATTTTTAGTAGCTATTGCCATAGCTTCTGGAGTGGGTATCGCTTTAAAATTTTGGATAGATATTTTTTAGGAGTGATTAGGTTGTTAATAGAGAACTTTATTTTTTCCCTATTAGCTACGTGGGGTTATTGTGTCGTGTTTAATGTACCTAAAAGGTTTTTGCTTTTATCTTCTTTAGGGGGAGCCTTTGGTTGGATGGGCTATATCACTTTAAATTCCAATGGTACAGCCCCTGTTACCGCAGCCTTTGCAGGGGCTGCTATTGTAGCTATTTGGGGCGAAATTCTTTCTGTTAAACTGAAGGATATTGTTACATTGTTCTTTATCCCCGGGATAGTCCCACTGGTACCGGGAGCAGGAATGTATTATACCATGTTAGCTATAATTGAAAAGGATTTTGCTAAAGCAGCAATTGTAGGGAGTGAGACACTATTTGTCGCCGGTGCCATTGCCAGCGGTTTAATCACTGTATCCTCTATTTCTAGAATTATCCGAGGCAAAAAATAAAGGGCCTAAATCAGCCCTTTATTTTTTTACCTACAGCTGCTAGATAAATTACAAACTCATTTTCACCATCTAAGTCTAACAAGTTATTTGTAAGGTCATCATTAAATGCTGCTATTGCACAAGCTCCACATTCAATAGCTTCAGCTGCTAAATATAGGTTTTGGCAAACATGACCTGCATCTAAATGAACATAACGATAAGCCCTTTCGCCATAGCGATAGCTGGTTCTATAAATATCAACAGTCCAAATAAAGGTAACTGCTGATGTCCCCACAAAGGGCTGTCCTAAACAGGCAGCTACCATTTGTTCTTTTATCTCTTCCTGTAATTTAAAAGATACTAAAGTATGGGAAATGGCATTATATCGATACAATCCCCCTTTTATATTTTCCACATTATTAATTAAAAGATATGTATGAAATGGATGTCTGGCTCCAGCAGAAGGGACTGTCCTTAAAGTAGCTTTTTC
Above is a window of Anaerobranca gottschalkii DSM 13577 DNA encoding:
- a CDS encoding threonine/serine exporter family protein; amino-acid sequence: MLIENFIFSLLATWGYCVVFNVPKRFLLLSSLGGAFGWMGYITLNSNGTAPVTAAFAGAAIVAIWGEILSVKLKDIVTLFFIPGIVPLVPGAGMYYTMLAIIEKDFAKAAIVGSETLFVAGAIASGLITVSSISRIIRGKK
- a CDS encoding SagB/ThcOx family dehydrogenase, with amino-acid sequence MKDIGKLFMEYTKYQYLGESDQQKGEPQPPLEKEYCEGEVIKLPKNFHKKEVTLNDVISSRRSLRKYSTVPLTLEELAYLLWNTQGVISKNEKATLRTVPSAGARHPFHTYLLINNVENIKGGLYRYNAISHTLVSFKLQEEIKEQMVAACLGQPFVGTSAVTFIWTVDIYRTSYRYGERAYRYVHLDAGHVCQNLYLAAEAIECGACAIAAFNDDLTNNLLDLDGENEFVIYLAAVGKKIKG